The Winogradskyella schleiferi genome has a window encoding:
- a CDS encoding DUF3999 family protein has protein sequence MTLTTKLLTSFLIGFTFICSAQMETYNYKRTLTNVNDEWHQFTLPIAVFGKLNSDLSDLRIYGTTENDTIEAPYFLEVLSDKIVHKSIPFKIINKTKSDNNYYFTFQLDSENTINQINLNFNDTNFDWKVGLEGSQNQKEWFTILEDYRILAIKNEATNFKFTTLEFPETKYRFYRLIIKHTVQPELESAQLSKHEITKGNSVKYLIESLKTKEDKQLKTTTINAELELPIALSQIDIDVSNSFDYYRPLKIEYRSDSTKTEKGWKYHYRTITSGTLNSMEANRFKFGNTIAKYLKITIYNSDNQPLTISDFTAKGYEYRLIGRFTEPADYTLVYGNPSARQPNYDINKFKSKIPKDLKPLKVGAEEVILKRGQQKVTPLFENGYWLWAIIGVVIIVLGGFTLRMLRKG, from the coding sequence ATGACGTTAACGACTAAGCTACTCACAAGTTTTCTTATTGGATTTACGTTTATTTGTTCGGCGCAAATGGAAACCTATAATTACAAAAGAACATTGACGAATGTGAATGATGAATGGCATCAATTCACTTTGCCCATTGCTGTATTTGGAAAGTTGAATTCGGATTTGAGCGACCTTAGAATTTATGGCACTACTGAAAATGATACGATTGAAGCCCCTTACTTTCTTGAAGTACTGTCAGATAAAATAGTACATAAATCCATTCCTTTTAAAATCATCAATAAAACGAAAAGTGACAATAACTATTATTTTACATTTCAGTTAGATTCTGAAAATACTATTAACCAAATAAACTTAAATTTCAATGACACTAATTTTGATTGGAAAGTGGGTTTAGAAGGCAGCCAAAACCAAAAAGAATGGTTTACGATACTTGAAGATTATAGAATCTTGGCCATTAAAAATGAAGCGACCAATTTTAAATTTACAACCCTTGAGTTTCCTGAAACGAAATATCGTTTTTATAGACTAATAATCAAACATACGGTACAACCGGAATTAGAATCTGCTCAACTTTCCAAGCACGAAATCACAAAGGGAAATTCCGTGAAATACCTTATTGAATCACTTAAAACGAAAGAGGATAAACAGTTAAAAACGACTACAATAAATGCAGAATTAGAGTTGCCAATAGCGCTGAGCCAAATAGATATTGATGTGAGCAACAGTTTTGATTATTATAGGCCTCTAAAAATTGAATATCGCAGTGATAGCACAAAAACTGAAAAAGGATGGAAATACCATTACAGAACAATAACAAGTGGCACATTGAATTCTATGGAAGCCAATCGGTTTAAATTTGGAAATACGATTGCCAAATACCTAAAAATCACGATTTACAATAGCGATAACCAACCCTTGACGATTTCAGATTTTACAGCCAAAGGTTATGAATATAGGCTGATTGGTCGATTTACAGAACCAGCAGATTATACGCTGGTTTATGGAAATCCATCAGCAAGACAGCCTAATTACGATATCAATAAGTTTAAATCTAAAATACCTAAGGATTTAAAGCCTTTAAAAGTAGGAGCAGAGGAAGTCATCTTAAAACGAGGGCAGCAAAAGGTAACACCACTTTTTGAGAATGGGTATTGGCTTTGGGCAATTATTGGTGTGGTAATTATAGTGTTGGGAGGTTTTACGCTAAGGATGTTGCGGAAGGGTTAG
- a CDS encoding ABC transporter ATP-binding protein: MNKTVISSKQIKKAYKELQVLKGVDLTILEGEVISIVGASGAGKTTLLQILGTLDKPDYASDTELIINDQSIKTLNDKALAKFRNKNIGFIFQFHQLLPEFTALENVCIPAFINNTPKTDAEKRAKELLDYLGLSERIHHKPNSMSGGEQQRVAVARALINNPNIIFADEPSGNLDSESADQLHNLFFKLRNEFNQTFVIVTHNQELAAMADRKLTMVDGKIVT, encoded by the coding sequence ATGAATAAAACTGTTATTTCCTCAAAGCAAATTAAAAAAGCCTATAAAGAACTTCAAGTTTTAAAAGGAGTTGATTTAACCATTTTAGAAGGCGAAGTCATTTCTATTGTCGGCGCATCTGGTGCAGGTAAAACGACATTGCTTCAAATTTTGGGTACTTTAGATAAACCCGATTACGCATCAGATACGGAACTGATTATAAACGACCAATCCATAAAAACGCTGAATGATAAGGCTTTGGCGAAATTCAGAAATAAGAATATTGGTTTTATTTTTCAATTTCATCAATTATTACCAGAGTTTACGGCTTTAGAAAATGTTTGTATTCCAGCGTTTATAAATAACACTCCAAAAACAGATGCCGAAAAACGTGCTAAAGAACTATTGGATTATTTAGGTTTAAGCGAGCGCATTCATCATAAACCCAACAGTATGTCTGGTGGTGAACAGCAACGTGTGGCTGTGGCAAGAGCTTTGATTAACAATCCTAATATTATTTTTGCTGATGAACCTTCTGGAAATTTGGATAGTGAATCTGCAGATCAGTTGCATAATTTGTTTTTTAAATTAAGAAATGAGTTTAATCAGACCTTTGTAATTGTCACACATAACCAAGAATTGGCCGCTATGGCAGACCGAAAGCTGACAATGGTTGATGGGAAGATTGTTACTTAA
- a CDS encoding TonB-dependent receptor translates to MNRFLFIVLGILCTNIYAQNTIDGKVLEQSTQTAIPYATIYLPEQETGTITDVNGEFSLQLSKGTYKIVVSFIGFQTQSLTVSVPTEDHLTIELSKSAMEMEEVIVSTPFHKLQSENVMKVEQKKIRDLKASGALTLAEGITTIAGVESVSTGNSIGKPVIRGLSSNRVLVYTQGVRLENQQFGDEHGLGINDAGIESVEVIKGPASLLYGSDALGGVLYLNPERFANRDESSADASVNYFSNTKGYSTNAGYKASSKGFKFLFRGSLTEHSDYDTKQYRVTNTRYREQDFKAGLGYLSSNFKTELRYNLNNAKLGLPEGIGIQSTAKTPMLPFQNIDNHIFSSKSTLFFENSSLDVTLGYLYNNRKEFEEEHHHDEDEEEHEEGHDEEHEEDHNEHEELEAALNMKLKTFNYDVKYNLPALGRFETIVGVQGMSQMNSNYGEEILIPDATTNDFGVLATSHIHFETIDVQLGARYDLRAIAIENSFDKSFNSFNGALGFKTHLFEKITARLNLATGFRAPNLAELASDGTHEGTNRYEIGNENLANEQNFQVDLALEYKNEHIELFANAFYNKVNDYIFLNPNGEFIDEDPVFLYEQQNATLYGGEFGLHLHPHPIHWLHLESSFESVTGQLDNDDYLPLIPANSLTNTLRAEFNSKSMKNINVFIKLRSTFAQNKVNTFETTSDAYNLFSIGAGSTFKIFKNDMNVSISATNLFDTAYVHHLSRLKPDGILNMGRNVTVGVTYAL, encoded by the coding sequence ATGAATCGATTTCTATTCATAGTATTAGGTATTTTATGCACTAATATTTATGCTCAAAACACAATTGACGGTAAGGTCTTAGAGCAATCAACTCAAACAGCAATACCTTACGCAACCATTTATTTACCAGAACAGGAAACGGGAACCATAACTGACGTTAATGGTGAATTTTCCCTTCAACTTTCAAAGGGCACCTATAAAATCGTAGTTTCTTTTATTGGATTTCAAACACAATCCCTTACAGTTTCCGTTCCTACTGAAGATCATTTAACCATTGAGCTATCCAAATCTGCCATGGAAATGGAAGAAGTGATTGTCTCTACTCCTTTTCACAAATTACAAAGTGAAAACGTGATGAAAGTAGAACAAAAAAAGATAAGGGACTTAAAAGCTTCGGGCGCACTCACACTTGCAGAAGGTATAACCACAATTGCTGGTGTAGAAAGCGTGAGTACAGGAAACAGCATCGGTAAACCCGTCATTAGAGGACTTAGTTCAAATCGTGTGTTGGTATATACACAAGGGGTTCGTTTAGAGAATCAACAATTTGGAGACGAACACGGACTTGGTATCAATGATGCCGGAATTGAGAGTGTCGAAGTAATCAAAGGACCTGCTTCCCTACTCTATGGTAGCGACGCTTTAGGTGGTGTTTTGTATCTTAATCCCGAGCGTTTTGCTAATAGGGACGAATCTTCCGCAGATGCTTCGGTTAACTATTTTAGTAACACCAAAGGTTATTCCACAAATGCTGGTTATAAAGCGTCTAGTAAAGGATTCAAATTTTTATTTAGGGGAAGTTTAACAGAACATTCCGATTACGACACCAAGCAGTACAGAGTGACAAACACAAGATATAGGGAACAGGATTTTAAAGCGGGATTAGGGTATCTATCTTCAAATTTCAAAACCGAATTGCGTTACAATTTAAATAATGCCAAATTAGGTTTACCTGAAGGGATCGGAATCCAATCCACAGCTAAAACACCGATGTTGCCTTTTCAAAATATTGACAATCATATTTTTAGTTCAAAATCAACATTATTTTTTGAAAATTCCAGTTTAGATGTCACTTTGGGATATCTCTATAATAACAGGAAAGAATTTGAAGAAGAACATCATCATGATGAAGACGAGGAAGAACATGAAGAAGGCCATGATGAGGAACACGAGGAAGACCACAATGAACATGAAGAACTAGAAGCGGCTTTAAACATGAAGTTAAAAACGTTTAACTACGATGTAAAATACAATCTTCCAGCTTTAGGACGATTTGAAACGATTGTCGGCGTCCAAGGTATGAGTCAAATGAATTCAAATTACGGCGAAGAAATTTTGATTCCTGATGCAACAACTAATGATTTCGGTGTTTTGGCAACCTCACATATTCATTTTGAAACCATAGATGTACAATTAGGGGCACGCTATGATTTAAGGGCAATAGCTATAGAAAATAGTTTTGACAAATCTTTTAATTCTTTTAATGGCGCCTTAGGATTTAAAACCCATCTTTTCGAAAAAATAACGGCCAGATTGAATTTAGCAACGGGATTTAGAGCTCCAAATCTTGCGGAACTAGCCTCTGATGGCACACATGAAGGCACAAATCGTTATGAAATAGGAAATGAAAACCTAGCCAACGAACAAAACTTTCAAGTCGATTTAGCTTTAGAATATAAAAATGAGCATATTGAATTGTTTGCTAATGCCTTTTACAATAAAGTGAATGATTATATTTTCTTAAATCCAAATGGGGAATTCATTGATGAAGACCCAGTGTTTTTATATGAACAGCAGAATGCCACTTTGTATGGAGGGGAATTCGGACTGCATTTACATCCGCATCCTATCCATTGGCTGCACTTAGAAAGTAGTTTTGAATCTGTAACAGGCCAATTGGATAATGATGACTATTTGCCATTAATTCCTGCAAATTCATTAACCAATACACTACGTGCAGAGTTTAATTCCAAGTCCATGAAAAATATCAATGTCTTTATAAAACTACGTTCTACATTTGCCCAAAACAAAGTGAATACTTTTGAAACGACTTCAGATGCTTACAACCTATTTAGTATAGGTGCTGGTAGTACTTTCAAAATTTTTAAAAATGATATGAATGTTTCTATCTCTGCAACCAACTTATTTGATACAGCATACGTTCACCATTTATCACGCTTAAAACCCGATGGCATTTTAAACATGGGACGTAATGTAACCGTTGGAGTTACATATGCGTTGTAA
- a CDS encoding DUF6787 family protein, giving the protein MEKFKKHWEIQHNWQLLFPFFGIVVLGYSAFKMSNAILKDYNLVFNIISSLVIFFLLLKLTLFIFKKLEKKWILDYKWEMIRVFMVFAVTGSSSLYVGRPIIKLLGITKENLNPILYWILFIIIGLIFYQILLVFFGWLFGQFKFFWEFEKKMLSRFGFKRFLD; this is encoded by the coding sequence ATGGAAAAATTTAAAAAACATTGGGAAATTCAGCATAATTGGCAGTTGTTATTTCCCTTTTTTGGTATCGTTGTATTAGGCTATTCAGCCTTCAAAATGTCGAATGCTATTTTAAAAGATTATAATTTAGTTTTTAATATCATTTCATCTTTAGTTATCTTTTTTCTTCTTTTGAAATTGACGCTATTCATATTCAAAAAACTGGAAAAAAAATGGATTCTCGACTACAAATGGGAAATGATCCGTGTGTTCATGGTATTCGCTGTTACAGGTTCATCTTCATTATATGTGGGCCGACCAATTATAAAACTCCTAGGAATTACTAAAGAAAACTTAAATCCTATACTCTACTGGATTTTATTCATTATCATTGGTCTAATTTTCTACCAGATTCTATTGGTATTCTTTGGATGGCTTTTTGGTCAGTTCAAATTTTTCTGGGAGTTTGAAAAGAAAATGTTGAGCAGATTTGGATTTAAACGCTTTTTAGATTGA
- a CDS encoding DUF6146 family protein has protein sequence MKYPLLKSNPLSDKSSKVFSRSLKTIIPFVIILILIASCKSYNTNQTIDNGNESGLVENDTVSISSDESDYEIIIIEPGFNAWLIGTARPEGYYSQQFLESRNAILVQAWNQRNMQPMTYDPNLYELRIDYDTRTDYGYEVNYKLYNYFIYFQLKYKQRLSSFMPRI, from the coding sequence ATGAAATACCCACTTTTAAAATCTAACCCGCTCTCTGATAAATCCAGTAAGGTGTTCAGTCGATCCCTTAAAACGATAATCCCATTTGTAATAATTCTTATATTAATCGCAAGTTGTAAATCTTACAACACCAACCAAACAATCGATAACGGCAATGAAAGTGGACTTGTGGAAAATGATACGGTATCCATTAGTAGCGACGAAAGTGATTACGAAATTATTATTATCGAACCTGGATTTAACGCTTGGCTAATTGGCACAGCGAGACCAGAGGGTTATTATTCACAACAATTTTTAGAGTCCAGAAATGCTATTTTGGTACAGGCTTGGAATCAAAGAAATATGCAACCCATGACATACGATCCTAATCTCTACGAACTTCGTATCGATTATGATACACGAACCGATTATGGTTATGAGGTAAATTATAAATTGTACAATTATTTTATCTATTTTCAACTGAAATACAAACAGCGTTTATCTTCTTTTATGCCCAGAATTTAG